The nucleotide sequence TTGCCATGCCTGCCTGCTGCCGTTCTGGGTTGGTGGTCCTGGTGAACATTCCCCTGTTTCCAGCCACTTCATTCACGGCCATGGGACATTTGGTATGACATCATTTATCGAGAAATTTTTAGAGAATGAGCCTTCTATTAATGTGAAGACTCAGATGCTCTTTGGCCACCTAGAGTCACTCAATCATCTGGATTGTTCTTCATTAACAGGCCACTGGCAGATCAACCATTCCAGCCATATAGCAATGACCTACATAGTGTGCATAGGTACGATCAAATGTATGTTAAGTATCAGAACAGTAATTCTGATAGATGAATCAGCTACTGCAAAAATGTCAATACATCTCAGTTCAACTGTTCTTCAATCACCTACATAGTTTACATAGGTAAAGTCAAATGTATATTAAGTCTGCTCTGAGCTAGAATCCTGCCACCATTTATTTTTTGGGTGTGTTGTTTCTTTAGAATTCTGGAGAACTATCATGCAGCTGACTCGTTTTAGAGGGGATATCAGTATGTTGTCCTTCTCTGAATGCTGGTCTAGGGGTGATAGTTTTGCTGCTATTAATATTATGCATGCAGCTGGTTTTTGGACTATCTGGAATTTAAGGAATGACATGGTTTTCAACCACAATACTTGGCCTGGTCTATAGGTTTTTTGGCGCGGGACGGCAGCAAGTCTTTCTCTATGGGAGCGGCTGTCCTCCGACTGTGTGAAATCCCAACTGCAAAACATGGCGTAAAAGCTGGAAAAGAAGACAAGGGAGCCGCCGCTACTGATGTGGCCAGACCCAGGCTGATTGAGTCGGGGGCAGGGCTAATCTACTGGGGGGCTTTAACAGGCTCAAGTCCCCCTCCAGCACTGTAAAATTTGTATCTACTACTAATTTTAAGGCCCAGCCCAGCTACTTGCAGGCCCAATTCAACACATATTTGCATGACCCAGGCAGCCCAGGCCCCCCTCCATTTTTTTTCTAGCTGCGGTTATGTAATATGTGTGTGGGAGCTCTGATAGTTTCAGATTTGTATCTGTGCTGCTAGAGTCGCTGCATTAGTTTACCTCTGTTTGTTTCAGTTTCTTTTGTTATGTCCTACTAGTTTTATTTAGTCCTTGCTGAGGTAGCGGTGGGGCTGTCCTCCGCGTGCTGAATTGGTGTTTGTAAGACAATTTGGTTTCTTTGCTATGCAATGGAACCGGAGCCCTGGTGCTCTTTTCCTCGAAAAAAATGTATATTAAGTAGTATCAGAACACCAATTCTGAAAGATGGATCCGTTACTGCATTAAATATCAGAGGAAATGGGAACACATCTCAGTTCTACTGCTCTTCAGCTAACgtgcaaaataaaaagcaaaccacAAGCCCTTTAAGAGGACATAGATAAAAGTAAGCATGTATCACTTCTATGCCAATAGGTGCAAGTAACACAAAGCAATTTGAACATACGAACCTTGGGTCATGGCTTTTCTCTACTTATAGCTGGGGGCAAAACTATGGAAAATTTCAACTTGTAGCTGTCTAGCTGGAGCAAAAGTATGGACAAGACTAGTCACCTCAGAAGCTTATCTCGCGTCTCTCAGCATAGAACTTTCCAATTGTTGCTTGTGCCTGGGGTAACAGAGCAAGCCACACTCCAGTATCAGCACCTTCTTCGGCTGAAATGTTCCCTTCCCAATCAGTCATGGCAGTCTTTACCCAGCCAGGACAGAAACAGTTAATGTAAATCTTTTGGCCTTCAGACCTGTCAGCAAGCCTCTTAGCCATGAGTCTTGTATACACATTAACAGCAAGCTTTGAGATAGAATAGTCCGTGTACATCTGAGGCCACTCAATGGAGGACCAACTATTTTGCTTCACTTGTTCAAGGAATTTAGTGACCATCCCATCAATCAATTCCTCAGATAAGCAATCATCAGTTAATAGTTGCTCTCTTAGGATCGCATCGCCGATTTTCTGATAGGTTAAAAAAGCGAAAAGACAGGTCAAGGAAAATTCAGAATGGGTCACTTGGGAAAAAAGAAGAAGTTAATGGTGAAACTTACATTGCGCCTGCCATTGGCCCTACCAAGCCTTGAGCTTACATTCACTATCCGGCCACCATACGGAGAAGGTTTCAGTAATGGTAGCATGGCTTCAATCATCCGCTTTGTACCAAAATAATTTGTCTCAATTACTTGCTCTGCAAATTCAACAGAGTTATCTGCTCCTCTGTTGAAGTTTACACCTGCATTGTTAATCTGTAGCTGGGTTACCAGAGATATTCAGACAAAAATCTGCCAGTATCAGCACCTAACCACTCATTGCATATCGGTTTCCTCCTTGCTTTGTGCAGAACCTATGTATCATAGTCTCACATGTATGAAACTGAATATCATTTTTAGACTGCCCATGTCCAAGCTATTTTCTGCTAAATATTCAGACTTCTATGCATGGTAGTAGGAATTTTTTGAACATGAATATTCAGAACTCAATACAGCTCAGGCAATTAGGCACCACTACTCTCAGCCGTTCCATCACTCAATTGGATAGAGATGAAATAAAATTGAAACCACAGCCGTGTATGAAATTGTCGAAACCAAATTGAAGCGTTCCATGGTACTCCGTATAGAGGAAGAGCATGGCAGTTGTGGAGGCTCACAAGGACATGGATGCCGCCGTGGGTCCGCGCCGTCCAGGCGGCGAAGGCCTCCACCGACGCGGCGTCCGCCACGTCCAGCTGCCGCCACTCCGCGCTCGCCGCCTCCTGCTCCCGGAGGATACTCTCCGCGGCGTCCCGGCCCCGCGCGGCGTCGCGCGAGGCTAGGACGACGTGGAGGCCGTGGTGCGCGAGCTGGCGGGAGATCTCGTAGCCGATGCCGCGGCTGGCCCCCGTGACCACCGCCACGGCGCGCGCCGGCGCGAGGCCGTCCCACCACCGCTGGTGGGGCTCGTAGGGTACGGCGCGGAGGAGCGTGACCTCCCGCCGCCGCTCCTCCCGGCGCTCCcttgccgccgccttgcccctcttCCCCATGTATCTCTCCCTCTGCTGTACTGTGTTCGCCGGAATCGAACTCAGATAGGGGTGTTTTTTGGGACCACAGCCCCAAGACCATTAAGCCCAACAGAAAAGAGCAAATAAGAGTCCATGGGCTTGTTTAAGGTGGGCCGTTAGCCTGGTCAGCTAAAAAAATAGATGCTTCAACTTGAATTTATGTTAGTTTAAAAATATACTCGAATTTATGTATGGGAATTTCTAATTTCCAAACGTTCGTAATATGACAGTAGATCCGGACGACCCGATCATCGAGAGATCCGCATCGCACGTTCCCTCGATTCGGTCCCGCAGTATCGATTTTTATTTCCTTCTATTAAAAACCGTTGTCTGGTTCAGTTTTTTTTGTTCGCTAATTGATTTTTCTCCCAAAAAAAGAGGATAGTGGGAATCGAACCTCGTACCTAGAGGTTTAGCCGTACGCTAACTAGCCATCTAGGCTAATACCTTGCTGGTGGTTAGATACAGATTAGGCTATTTCTATTTTGACAAATGCTGCTAGTGCATTTTATGGTGGAATTGGGAtttgtttttttgattttttctggaTCTGGCCACCGGTCATGAACCATGCAACGTGGTTGTTTTAAAGATTTTTTGGCTATTTTCATTCCTTCCTTTTTAAACcaaaaaaaatcaattttcatCTGTTGTCTTTTCTTTGTTGCAAGAAGATTTCTTTTATCGAGGCATAAAAAAGATGTTCATAACATAATTCCGGTTTTTTGGGTGAATGGAATGATATTTTTACGATCATGGACTTGATAACTTATGAACTTTTCACAAAAAAAAGAACTTAAGTACTATCATCACGATAACTTTAGCCTGAGGAAAAAAAGTTTACAACTCGGTAACCTTAACGTGGATATAGCATGCTAATATAAGCAGGAAACTTGTTATCTTATGTACAAACACCAGTAGCAACAGTGTACTAACCAACTCACCCGGCCTTAATTGTTGTCCAATAAATAGAAATATGACAGTTAACCTTTTTTTCACTTTCACATGAGCCAAAAAaacattttcttcttttgtttttttggattTCTCAAGTTGTCTTGTAGTATTTCATGTACCAACGAGTTGTATACCTTATCCATATAACCTCGTTGtaaatatcatggcaacttcacaTGAGGGATTTTTTGGGTTGAAACATACCCCGGTAACTTCTATGCAAATGGCATGGTAATTTGTGCACCGGGACCTGATAACTTACGTATAAATGTCATGGTAACTTCGATCGGGGATCAAAATTATTGAAACATCTCCCTGATAATTTATGTGTAAACAACACGGTAATTTCTGCAACGCAACCCTGATAACTTAGGCCAACACCACGAAAACTTTGACCTGAAGGAAAAAGGTTGTGAAAAATGTACCCCAGTAACTTTTGTATAAACATCATGGTAATAATACATCATATaaatgataacttaggtacaaacaccatgATAATTTGGACCCCAAGGAAAATTGTTGAAAAATATAACCTCGATTACGTTTGTGTGAATATCATGGTAATAGAAGCACTGAATACCTGATACTTAGGTGAAccgcgcgaggggggggggggtgatttgtTGAAAACATATTCCCCGATACTTTGTGTGCAAATAACACGGTATTATACACACAATAAAGTTTTTTTTAGAATCATACACACAGTAAAGTTGATAACTCACTACAGACCCCATGGTAACTTTTTACCCCGGGATAAAAGTATGTTGAAACATACCCTGataacttttgtgtaaatataTAGCATGATAATATACATACAACAGAGCTGATAACTTATTTAATCTAGACGTGGTAACTTTTCGACCAGGGAAAGATGTTGTTAAAAAATACCTCCCAATAACTCATGTGTAAACAACGTGATAATACACACAGATGAGAGCTGATAGCTCATATACAAATATCGCGGTAATTTTTTGACCGAGGAAATGAAAATTGTTGAAAAATATACCCCGATAACTTTTATGCAACATGGTAATATACACAATAAAGTTGATAACTCACTGCAAACATCATAATCACTTTTTGATCTTGGGATAAAAGTTTGTTGAAAACgtaccccaattttttttgtgtaaATGACACGGTAACTTATGTATGACAGACGTGATAACTTACGTAGCCCAGATGTGGTAACTTTTAGTCCGAAAAAAAGAGTCACCAGAACATATCAATataggatctagtttcgaagatctcgtctaGACGATTTTTTTTCGTGAAGACGGTTTTTTAATTGGAGAaacggtttgagctacaaaatatTTTAAAGTTAAAAAAAAAGAATCTAGAATGACATCAGCTTTTTGTCCTTTAGTGCATATATGCATGTAATTAGAGGGAGGAGCGCACGTGAAAGAAAATTAGTCATTCTAATGCATACATGTATATAATTAGAGTgtagtaagaatcgttcttgcctATTACTAAAATCCGAACGTTTGATAGTTATAAAAGTCCTTTATGTAAATAAAAAGATGGTCGCTCAAATACTTTTTTTTTGCGGAAAGATCAGAATTATTATAGAAGTCATTGGAAGTACAAGGCATTTCaagcataataaaaattacatcaagattcCGAGACCACCGAAAGACCACTACTGCCGCCAGAACGAGCCCTTGTCATTGTCACTGCTTCCCTATTGGAgacggcttgaccttgtcgatgacaaatGGGAAGTCTGCGTGCacatgcccctaaggaccagcacCCTAAACCATTACATGGATCTAAAacacctgacaccaaatctcgtcACATGACAAGAAATCCTAACCTCACCGTCCGAAGTAGACGGCAGGAATGTACGTCAGAGCTCCGTCGAACAAGAAGTGTCATCATCTGCCCGAGCACCGCACCTGCGAGGACTAAAAACCCCTAACTTAAACTACTAACCGGAGCGAAGGAATCGAGATTCTCCTCCCCATCACCGGCCGCCGAAGCAGCATGCAGAGGGGAGACAAATCTACAGGCTCGCTGGTGAAGTCTAAAGGAGAAAGTTTTCTCTAGCCGCCTAGGGTTAGGGGAGAAAAGGAGAGAAGGTTGGTCGCTCAAATACTAATGGCAGAAGAAAAGTGATGAAATTTCTCAAGAAAGAAAATGAAGTGATAAACATATGCCATGAAGGTGGCGTCGTGTGCCCCTTGATGGCATGTCTTTTTTATAAGTACTCCATCTGTTCATAAATATATGATGTAGTGGATATTTCAATATAAGCTGGAATGAATGAATAATACACTAATacaagtctctctctctctatatatatatattaaatttGCAAAAAAGGCAATGCAAAAGTTACAGGGTTCATGGTGATTTTTTTCCTTTCTGCAAGTGTGTCGTCTCAtattttttgaacacagtacagatgcaagtgTTCATATACACAGACACACGTACACCCTATccttatgagcaccttcgaaagactgaggcggcatatcatcttaaaatttacgaagtcacGATAGGCACCTCGTCGTGAACGGAAatatctcctcccactgaatgcgcatcatcaaaaatcctaaaataaatctaGGTATAAATGCAAACACCAGGATTTGAACTTTGGTGTGTTAGAGATACCACAgcccctctaaccatccaaccacaggttgattaTTGTGTGTCATCTCATATTATACCCATGTGTGAGGATGATTGTAACCTTACTATTCCTGTTTAATACTATAAGCTTTCTTCTACGCCTAAAAAAAAGATAGAACCTCTTATATTTGCGAACGGTGGGAGTCGCTGGTAAATTTGACAAATTTAACCTGtgaacgaaatcaaatcacagaatgaactgctcgtgaaactatttcacgcggctgacttTTTTGTGTGACGTCCGACACGAAGGCGTCACACTACATTGTGCAatgcctcacagataggcgctacacgcctggccaatGTTGCACCCCAAactgcctaaaaattgctaagtcattgtgcagagcctacgagctaggcgctgcactgtatagtgtggcgcctagctctcaggcgctgcactagtggttgcattataaaatgaagcaaccactagtgcaacgcctagaagctaggcgctgcacactgacttagtaattttcggatcacatgggtgcgacgctggccaggcgtgtagcgcctatctgcgaggcgttgcacagtgtagtgtgacaccttcgtgtcgggcgtcacacaaaaaggtcagccgcgtgaaatagttttacgggcagttcattctgtgatttgatttcgtccataggtTAAATTTGTCAATTTTGCCGGAGTACTACATTTTCTCGTTCTTCCATCATATAATTGGTTAGTATTTGAAGTTAGAACCACATAAATAGAGTGGGATAGAGTCATTatgtaagtactccctccgtaaactaatataagagtgtttagattactattttagtgatctaaacgctcttatattagtttacagagggagtacataatagcAAGCTGTGTATATTCACCACTTCAGCATACAAGCTCGTGTCTAGTCGCACGTGTCGACTGAAACGAAGTACAGTACAACTGATCTTATTCATACGTGAGAGGGTCCGGGGTGGAACGTGTATACTTGGATGCGGTGCGTATGCGTTGATACATCGCTAGCCGGATGGATTGGTCGATGGACTGATCGGGAATCAGAGCCCCTGGGTGGTGCAGTCGGTGGCGCAGAAGACGGCGTTGTTGGTGCATCCGAGGTAGCAGATGGGCACGGTCCCTCCGGTGGACGTGTTGTAGCAGTCGAGGAGGCACGAGGCGACCTTCGTCCCGCACCCGCCCATGCACTGCGTCAGCCCCGCTGGCTGGGCCCGGCCGCCGCGGCGACCGCCGGCAGCAGCCGCGGTCATCTCGTAGCCACCAGCGGCCGCGTCGACCGCGGCGGCGCCCGTGGCCACCAGCGCCAGCAGGAGCAGCACCGCGGCAGCTCCCGTCGTGGTCGTGGCGCCGGTGCGTGCCATACTTGCGTCTGCGTCCGTGCGTGCGTGCTTCTTGTCTTGTCTCGGGTGTGCGGTGTGGTGAGATGCAGAGGTGTGCTGGGTTGGATCGCTTATATAGGTgctgcagagcatcgggagggagGGTGCGGGTGCAGGGGAGGAATGTATGAGCTCTGTCTCCGTGGAGCAAGCAACGGAGGCATGCGATGCAAACACAGTATGTGTGAGCAACAGAAACCGGCCCTTTTCTTGTCGAACTGCACTACTGATTTTTGCAGATAAGAAATTTCCGTAATACATAGCTTTATTTTCAAATCCCACTGTCAACaaatattttactttattttttaaaattcatataaTATAAGCTGCGTGCTCTCAGGGATGCTCTTTCCGGCTGTTCTCCCTGGCTCAAGACCAGGGTGATGAAAGATAGGCTGCTGGACTCGGTGATCGCCCCCCTGGGCATGAAGCCTGTGTCCGATCTGCGGGCTGCCGCTTCCATCCCTGCTGCCCCGGTGACCGCGAACGACGATGTTTAGCTCGGTCTTCTGTCGCACGTCCGACGGCGCGTGTTCCCGCTGGGGTAGCCTCCTTGGCCTCGTCGCCTCCATGCATGTAGCTCGTGTAGTCTGCATTTGCGTGGATGGTTGTATCCTTTCCCTTTTTCTCATGTGTCGTAGTGCTCGCCTCTCCTGTCCGGGTGTTGGCTGTTGTAATGGGTAGTTCTCCTGTTCTGTCTCTCCGTCTGATATCCTGGAACGTCCAAGGCCTGGGAGACAAAGATAAATGTGGTGTTGTTAAAAACTCCAGTTGTTCAGCCGATCCCAGCTTTGTTTGTCTTCAGGAAACCAAACCCGCTCAGCTCGACTCCCGCAAAGCTGTCTCGTTCCTCCCCGGGCGTTTATCGCAGTTTGTTGCCAAACTTGCCGATGGCAGCCGTGGAGGGGTGCTTACGGCCTGGGATCCCTCCTCCTTCTCTCTTGTCTCCTCCTTGGAGTCCGCCTTCTCGCTCACGGTCACCCTTGCCTGTGCATCCACGGGGGAGTGTCTCACGCTGACAAACGTTTACGCGCCCTCGGACCACTCTTTTACGATGGATTTTGTTGACGACATGCTCACCCTCCCTCCCAGCGTTTCGGGGGCTTGGCTTGTGGTCGGGGATTTCAACCTCATTCGTCACCGCAGCGAgaagtgtgcgtgtgtgtgtgtgtgtggggaggggggggggggttcatgcCGGGCGCGCGTCCGTTTTCAACTTGCTTGCGCTTCCTGAGCTGCACCTCTCTGACCGTCTTTTCACTTGGTCGAATCGTCAAAACCCGCCGATCCTGGCTAGGCTCGACCGGGCGTTTTTCGACAACTCCTGGGACGTCGCCTTCCCGGACACAAACCTTCAGTCGCGCCCCCGCACCACCTCTGATCACGTGCCGCTCCTTGTCACTGCTTCTACCAAAATTCCCAAACCGTCACGTTTTTTCTTTGAAAATGCCTGGCTCCTTGATCAATCCTTCCTCCCTACCACTCTCCTTGCCTGGTCG is from Triticum aestivum cultivar Chinese Spring chromosome 3A, IWGSC CS RefSeq v2.1, whole genome shotgun sequence and encodes:
- the LOC123063216 gene encoding carbonyl reductase [NADPH] 1 yields the protein MGKRGKAAARERREERRREVTLLRAVPYEPHQRWWDGLAPARAVAVVTGASRGIGYEISRQLAHHGLHVVLASRDAARGRDAAESILREQEAASAEWRQLDVADAASVEAFAAWTARTHGGIHVLINNAGVNFNRGADNSVEFAEQVIETNYFGTKRMIEAMLPLLKPSPYGGRIVNVSSRLGRANGRRNKIGDAILREQLLTDDCLSEELIDGMVTKFLEQVKQNSWSSIEWPQMYTDYSISKLAVNVYTRLMAKRLADRSEGQKIYINCFCPGWVKTAMTDWEGNISAEEGADTGVWLALLPQAQATIGKFYAERREISF